The sequence TGACTTGGAATTGGAAAAGACAGTCTATGTCATCGGAGAAGCAGGACTCAAGGATGCTATCCAGGCTGCAGGTTATGCGGAAGACAAGGAAAATCCTGCCTATGTGGTCGTTGGACTGGACTGGCAAGTTGACTATGAAAAATTTGCCACAGCAACCCTAGCTATCCAAAAGGGTGCTCACTTTATCGGAACCAATCCAGACCTCAATATCCCGACGGAACGTGGTCTTTTGCCTGGTGCTGGTTCACTAATTACACTTCTTGAGGTAGCAACACGGGTCAAACCAGTTTATATCGGGAAACCAAATGCGATTATCATGGACAAGGCAGTTGAGCACTTGGGCTTGAAAAGAGAAGAATTGCTCATGGTCGGGGATAACTACCTGACAGATATCCGAGCAGGAATTGACAATGGCATTCCAACTCTCTTGGTGACGACAGGTTTTACCAAGGCAGAAGAAGTGGCTGACCTACCAATTGCACCAACTCATGTGGTGTCTAGCCTTGCGGAGTGGAATTTTGATGAAAACTAAACTAACCTTTTGGGGAAGTATGCTCTTTCTCCTCTCCCTGTCTATCCTACTGACGATTTATCTGGCATGGGTTTTCTATCCCATGGAGATTCAGTGGCTGAACTTAGAGGATCGAGTCTATCTAAAGCCAGAAACCATTCAGTACAATTTTCATATCTTGATGAATTACCTGACTAATCCCTTTAGTCAGGTCTTAGAGATGCCAGATTTTCGTTCATCAGCGGCAGGTCTACATCACTTTGCGGTGGTGAAGAATCTCTTCCACTTGGTTCAGCTAGTTGCCCTAGTGACACTTCCAAGTTTCTATTTCTTTGTTAGAAAGATTGTAAAAAAAGGCTTTTTGCCCCTATATCGTAAAAGTATCCTAGCTCTAGTACTATTGCCTCTAATCATTGGCCTTGTAGGAGTGTTGATTGGTTTTGAGCAATTCTTTACTCTTTTCCATCAGATTCTCTTTGTGGGAGACGATACCTGGCTTTTTGATCCAGCAAAGGATCCCGTTATTTGGATTTTGCCAGAGACTTTCTTCCTCCATGCCTTTTTACTTTTCTTTGCTTTGTATGAAGGAATGTTTGGTTTCCTTTTTGTTAAAGCTTCAAGGAAATAGTGGAAAAAGTTCTGTATTTTTAATAAAAAACGAGAGAAGTTGCTCTACTCCCTATTTATTATTAGGTTATCCTAAAGATAAACTTGCAAAGCAGGAGATTTTTGCAGAAAACAGTCTATTTTCTATGAAAAAATAGGCTTTTTTTCTAAAAATACCTAGTCAAGCGCTTTATTTTTTTGTATAATAGAAATAGCAAGTATAGATAAAAGAAGAGAAAAGCATGATTACACTATTTTTATCACCGAGTTGTACATCATGTCGTAAGGCAAAGGCTTGGTTAGAGACGCATAAAGTGCCCTTTCAAGAGCATAATATTATGACTAGTCCTTTAACAAGAAAAGAATTACAACATATTCTTTCCTTGACCGAAAATGGTACTGATGACATCATTTCAACTCGTTCAAAAATTTTTCAAAAATTGGATATTGATGTAGAGAGTATCTCAGTATCGGAGTTGCTTCAGTTGATTGAGCAATATCCTAGTCTTTTGCGTCGCCCAATTATTATAGATACAAAACGCATGCAGATCGGTTTTAATGAAGATGAGATTCGTGCTTTTCTCCCTCGTAGTTACCGTAAACAAGAATTGAAAGAAGCAACATTGAGAGCTGGTATAGGATAGATGAACAAACAGTATAGTTACCCACTAGATTTGTCGTGGAGCACTGAAGAACTTGC comes from Streptococcus oralis and encodes:
- a CDS encoding TIGR01457 family HAD-type hydrolase — protein: MAYKGYLIDLDGTIYKGKDRIPTGEAFVHELQKREIPYLFVTNNTTRTPESVQEMLAKNFNINTPLSTVYTATLATIDYMNDLELEKTVYVIGEAGLKDAIQAAGYAEDKENPAYVVVGLDWQVDYEKFATATLAIQKGAHFIGTNPDLNIPTERGLLPGAGSLITLLEVATRVKPVYIGKPNAIIMDKAVEHLGLKREELLMVGDNYLTDIRAGIDNGIPTLLVTTGFTKAEEVADLPIAPTHVVSSLAEWNFDEN
- a CDS encoding TIGR01906 family membrane protein; translated protein: MKTKLTFWGSMLFLLSLSILLTIYLAWVFYPMEIQWLNLEDRVYLKPETIQYNFHILMNYLTNPFSQVLEMPDFRSSAAGLHHFAVVKNLFHLVQLVALVTLPSFYFFVRKIVKKGFLPLYRKSILALVLLPLIIGLVGVLIGFEQFFTLFHQILFVGDDTWLFDPAKDPVIWILPETFFLHAFLLFFALYEGMFGFLFVKASRK
- a CDS encoding Spx/MgsR family RNA polymerase-binding regulatory protein gives rise to the protein MITLFLSPSCTSCRKAKAWLETHKVPFQEHNIMTSPLTRKELQHILSLTENGTDDIISTRSKIFQKLDIDVESISVSELLQLIEQYPSLLRRPIIIDTKRMQIGFNEDEIRAFLPRSYRKQELKEATLRAGIG